A DNA window from Conchiformibius steedae contains the following coding sequences:
- a CDS encoding type II toxin-antitoxin system RelB/DinJ family antitoxin, which translates to MPSINYNIRLEQDLRNRAFAVFESYGLSPSQAIKLFLTQVADTHTIPLSFEHKANQEKIPNMATLAAIQEAKAGNLKGYASLDAMMDEIKQCD; encoded by the coding sequence ATGCCCAGCATTAACTACAATATCCGTTTGGAGCAGGATTTAAGAAACCGTGCTTTTGCGGTTTTTGAAAGTTACGGCTTATCGCCGTCTCAAGCCATTAAGCTGTTTTTGACACAAGTTGCGGACACCCACACCATTCCGCTTTCGTTTGAACACAAAGCCAATCAGGAAAAAATCCCTAATATGGCAACATTGGCAGCCATTCAAGAAGCCAAAGCAGGTAACTTGAAAGGCTATGCCAGCCTAGATGCGATGATGGACGAAATTAAACAATGTGATTGA
- the mobV gene encoding MobV family relaxase has translation MSHYAILRIAKHKTAQNLASSLKHNFREIPTHNANADITPNNGHFSREFATLVNRHYDCIDTTHKAMDWFNQRLAQIAANGKIRSNAVLAVEYLLTASPEWWAQSTSAQRNEWRKRTVNFLVQKHGAENIIAATYQVDETTPHISAFVIPEYQGKLNARHFFGGRKNLSELQTDYAAQVADLGLSRGIENSKATHKTIKQYYSEVNQVLNGNLPVQELYQEIHQKIRIPKKGIWENHDEYQHKIYNLVGQSVYEMLAPKYAYFPKVNTALKQKQRELAQLDKQKNDFLQQYRRQVDEEVLSRTQELSRNLNNARWENQKLFNEINGKNEMIAEQKQILTEQEWEIKRLSAEVAEQERIIAEHKQAFDDLFEKLKATQIELNRYKEKYEPQQKTFGMDF, from the coding sequence ATGTCTCATTACGCCATCTTGCGTATTGCCAAGCATAAAACCGCACAAAACCTAGCCAGTAGCTTAAAACACAATTTCCGCGAAATCCCGACCCATAATGCCAACGCGGACATCACACCGAACAACGGGCATTTTTCAAGGGAATTTGCCACGTTGGTTAATCGCCATTACGACTGTATTGATACGACACATAAGGCGATGGATTGGTTTAATCAGAGATTAGCGCAAATTGCCGCCAATGGAAAAATCAGAAGCAATGCGGTATTGGCAGTGGAATACCTTTTAACGGCCAGCCCCGAATGGTGGGCGCAGAGTACATCTGCACAGCGAAACGAGTGGCGGAAGCGGACGGTTAATTTTTTGGTGCAAAAACATGGTGCTGAAAACATTATTGCAGCGACATACCAAGTTGATGAAACAACACCGCATATCTCTGCTTTTGTCATTCCCGAATATCAGGGGAAATTGAATGCCCGCCATTTTTTTGGCGGACGAAAAAATTTGAGTGAGCTGCAAACGGACTATGCGGCGCAAGTGGCGGATTTGGGTTTAAGTCGCGGTATTGAGAACAGTAAAGCGACACACAAAACCATCAAGCAATACTATTCGGAAGTGAATCAGGTGCTTAATGGGAATCTGCCTGTACAGGAGCTTTATCAGGAAATCCACCAAAAAATCCGTATTCCCAAAAAGGGGATTTGGGAAAACCATGATGAATATCAGCACAAAATCTATAACTTGGTCGGGCAATCCGTTTATGAAATGCTTGCGCCAAAATATGCCTATTTCCCCAAAGTAAATACGGCTTTGAAACAGAAGCAAAGGGAATTGGCACAATTGGATAAGCAGAAAAATGATTTCTTGCAGCAGTACCGTAGGCAGGTTGATGAAGAAGTGTTGTCCCGCACCCAAGAATTGAGCAGGAATCTAAACAATGCACGTTGGGAGAATCAGAAGCTGTTTAATGAAATAAACGGCAAGAATGAAATGATTGCAGAGCAGAAACAAATATTGACCGAACAAGAGTGGGAAATAAAACGGCTGTCGGCAGAAGTTGCCGAACAGGAGCGCATTATTGCCGAACATAAGCAGGCATTTGATGACTTGTTTGAAAAATTAAAAGCAACGCAAATTGAATTAAACAGGTACAAAGAAAAATACGAGCCGCAGCAAAAAACTTTCGGTATGGATTTTTAA
- a CDS encoding type II toxin-antitoxin system YafQ family toxin, with product MTAKYELAPTNQFKRDIKKRWAELLDSDWVTVANCLINDVELPIKYRDHELKGNHAGIRECHIKPDLLLMYEKQEQQIILIRIGTHSELFG from the coding sequence ATGACAGCAAAATACGAACTTGCGCCAACCAATCAATTTAAGCGGGATATAAAAAAGCGATGGGCAGAACTGTTGGACAGTGATTGGGTAACGGTGGCCAATTGTTTGATTAACGATGTTGAGCTGCCAATAAAGTACAGAGACCACGAGTTAAAGGGCAATCATGCAGGTATTCGTGAATGCCACATTAAACCCGATTTATTGTTGATGTACGAGAAGCAGGAGCAGCAAATTATTCTTATCAGGATAGGCACACATTCAGAACTTTTTGGATAA
- a CDS encoding DUF4261 domain-containing protein — protein MLENGFVLLNSHEFNIHQLINDLETDWGISAQAERHQDSFILNIGDFLCVLGLMPAPVPNGEAAHYAKGNYYCPDAVAAAEAHQAHLMVTVMNQAENTEVLGMNLYSKIVSSCLKPQNATAVYTSGTVYTADFYRKVAQQYLPNNEIPIMIWVYIGLGQNQQGNQLYTSGMAKFGKDEMEILNSPMDMGRLHASLSSMCAYIISSGLVLKDGESIGFSAEQKWQISHSKSVYAPSEFSLKIDIQ, from the coding sequence ATGCTGGAAAATGGTTTTGTTTTACTCAACAGCCATGAATTTAACATTCATCAATTGATTAACGATTTAGAAACAGACTGGGGTATTTCCGCCCAAGCAGAACGACATCAGGATTCCTTTATCCTGAACATCGGCGATTTTTTATGTGTGCTTGGCTTAATGCCCGCCCCCGTTCCCAATGGCGAAGCGGCACACTATGCCAAAGGCAATTATTACTGCCCCGATGCTGTCGCTGCTGCCGAAGCCCATCAAGCGCATTTGATGGTTACTGTGATGAACCAAGCTGAAAACACCGAAGTGCTTGGCATGAATTTGTACAGCAAAATCGTTTCCAGTTGTCTGAAACCGCAAAATGCCACTGCCGTTTATACTTCAGGAACGGTTTATACGGCTGATTTCTATCGGAAAGTGGCACAACAATACTTACCCAATAATGAAATCCCGATTATGATTTGGGTGTACATTGGTTTGGGACAGAACCAGCAGGGCAATCAGCTCTATACATCGGGCATGGCGAAATTTGGCAAAGATGAAATGGAAATTTTAAACAGCCCAATGGATATGGGAAGGCTGCACGCTTCATTAAGCAGTATGTGCGCCTATATCATCAGTTCGGGTTTAGTGCTGAAAGATGGGGAAAGCATTGGGTTTAGCGCAGAGCAGAAATGGCAAATCAGTCATTCTAAAAGTGTGTACGCGCCCAGTGAGTTTTCATTAAAGATTGATATTCAATAA